In Phreatobacter stygius, a genomic segment contains:
- a CDS encoding helix-turn-helix domain-containing protein yields MIAFSTDAVAPHERFDHWREVRGKKLFGVTIELEPERRADFSGSFRASTLAGATLATISASAYRVSRTAADIAAMPGDSLVVSQQIAGPGWCDTGTDQPFFVTGGTLVAGHSDRAFAGIPSTQAPFRFRTVKIPLQSGPSFPRPAQLLDLPSFDLGASGYSHLIAASLTALFDDTAPLAETEAEQSIGALGQMVLLARALAARGAPPSRLALRTAHRHALRQIMRRHFHRMDLSAEIAGAMLGISKRQVHAIFEPTGGSFMTTLQAIRIEEACRQLVAQPATRVTEIGFACGFGSLATFYRAFQGTVGIAPNDYRRMAWDQAIH; encoded by the coding sequence ATGATCGCCTTCTCCACCGATGCGGTGGCGCCACACGAGCGCTTCGACCACTGGCGTGAGGTGCGCGGCAAGAAGCTGTTCGGCGTGACCATCGAGCTCGAACCCGAGCGCAGGGCGGACTTTTCCGGCAGCTTCCGGGCCTCGACCCTTGCCGGGGCGACGCTCGCCACCATCAGCGCATCGGCCTATCGGGTCAGCCGGACCGCCGCGGATATTGCCGCGATGCCGGGCGACAGCCTGGTCGTCTCGCAGCAGATCGCCGGGCCGGGCTGGTGCGATACCGGCACCGACCAGCCGTTTTTCGTCACCGGCGGAACGCTGGTGGCCGGCCATTCCGACCGCGCTTTCGCCGGCATACCGTCGACGCAGGCGCCGTTTCGCTTCCGCACCGTGAAGATCCCGCTGCAATCGGGACCGTCCTTCCCGCGGCCCGCGCAGCTCCTCGACCTGCCATCCTTCGATCTTGGCGCCAGCGGTTATTCGCACCTGATCGCCGCCTCGCTCACCGCCCTGTTCGACGATACGGCGCCGCTGGCGGAGACCGAGGCGGAACAGTCGATCGGCGCCCTGGGCCAGATGGTCCTGCTCGCCCGCGCGCTTGCCGCTCGCGGCGCGCCGCCGAGCCGGCTGGCGCTGCGCACCGCCCATCGCCATGCGCTCCGGCAGATCATGCGGCGCCATTTCCATCGCATGGACCTGTCGGCCGAGATCGCCGGCGCGATGCTCGGCATCTCCAAGCGGCAGGTCCATGCCATTTTCGAGCCGACCGGCGGGTCGTTCATGACGACGCTCCAGGCCATCCGCATCGAGGAAGCCTGCCGCCAGCTGGTCGCGCAGCCGGCCACGCGCGTCACCGAGATCGGCTTTGCCTGCGGCTTCGGCAGCCTCGCGACCTTCTACCGGGCTTTCCAGGGGACAGTCGGGATCGCGCCGAACGACTACCGGCGCATGGCATGGGACCAGGCGATCCACTGA